A section of the Rummeliibacillus pycnus genome encodes:
- a CDS encoding immunity protein YezG family protein, with translation MEQELNQMYRKIAETVNEMIPEKWVKFYMYAQVSETGGGTYFFYNTPEDEFNYKYSLEIPFEFNINKEQYKLKERKLFELSDKLRKVFADYQQEQWYSFTLSLEDNGKFKIHYDYTNWFDTNYSFDDQLVIWEYKYLGNEPDDVESKELIERYLNEYPGNPI, from the coding sequence ATGGAACAAGAATTGAATCAAATGTATAGAAAAATTGCTGAAACAGTTAATGAAATGATTCCAGAAAAATGGGTTAAATTTTATATGTATGCTCAAGTGTCAGAAACAGGTGGAGGTACTTACTTCTTCTATAATACTCCAGAAGATGAGTTTAACTATAAATATAGTTTAGAAATTCCTTTTGAATTTAATATTAATAAAGAGCAGTATAAGCTAAAGGAGAGAAAACTATTTGAGCTGAGTGACAAACTAAGAAAAGTTTTCGCTGACTATCAGCAAGAGCAATGGTATTCGTTTACATTATCTCTAGAGGATAATGGGAAATTTAAAATTCATTATGATTATACAAACTGGTTTGATACAAATTATAGCTTTGATGATCAGTTGGTTATTTGGGAGTATAAATATTTAGGGAATGAACCAGATGATGTTGAGAGCAAAGAGCTGATTGAAAGATATTTAAATGAATATCCAGGTAATCCAATTTAA
- a CDS encoding DNA/RNA non-specific endonuclease encodes MVKDGTLKPNVKYQAGEYEYLYETDNMGRLKEFNANDLKLTERDSRLPHKSNTPGKESGDHAGHLAGDRFGGSPDLDNLVSQSSNVNLSKYKKLENQWVTAIKEGKKVSVNVKVNYEGTGVRPTSFEIKYNIDGVIKKARLKN; translated from the coding sequence ATGGTTAAAGATGGAACGTTAAAACCGAATGTTAAGTATCAAGCAGGTGAATATGAGTATTTATATGAGACAGACAACATGGGGAGACTTAAAGAGTTTAATGCAAATGACTTAAAATTAACTGAAAGAGATAGTAGATTACCACATAAATCGAATACGCCAGGAAAAGAATCTGGAGACCATGCTGGACATTTAGCTGGTGATAGGTTTGGGGGCTCTCCAGATTTAGATAATCTTGTATCTCAATCGAGTAATGTGAATTTGAGTAAATACAAGAAGTTAGAAAATCAATGGGTTACAGCCATAAAAGAAGGGAAGAAAGTTTCCGTTAATGTTAAAGTCAATTATGAGGGAACTGGAGTAAGGCCGACAAGCTTTGAAATAAAATATAATATAGATGGTGTTATTAAGAAAGCAAGATTAAAAAATTAG
- a CDS encoding pre-toxin TG domain-containing protein encodes AIDLAGAAKGKDLISGRKLSDNERLTRGVFAIAPGVGGLAVKSLLKNVPALANVLKTTTKTIDDAVKPLKNTIDGVKTKSKAVYATVVSNAKKLGGQHVDQLKYALSHPVGATVTSKTGQKTIRGSAKFIDNALRPVEVRTVQTTAGNKVFAGIGRGESTGKLAEKADSYIAIKQTEKDEVKGGINPKINYDYNMIENPGPLAELKDNPASNFVSGKYNIKVLEEDTILYRSGKKGGLTIAGQEKNALGQWFTREPAESVAKVRIDSAVKAQWIDPKTGVLTGTSPIESTYAIKIPKGTTIYEGPVGYQGSSYLGGESCNQIFVSEPWKITELEVLKESKIQ; translated from the coding sequence CAGCCATAGATCTTGCGGGAGCTGCCAAAGGAAAAGACCTCATCTCCGGAAGAAAACTTTCCGATAATGAACGACTGACACGAGGCGTCTTTGCGATCGCACCAGGAGTAGGGGGACTCGCCGTAAAATCCCTATTAAAGAATGTCCCAGCACTAGCCAATGTTCTGAAAACAACTACTAAAACAATAGATGATGCCGTCAAACCGCTTAAAAACACCATTGACGGAGTAAAAACGAAATCAAAAGCCGTGTATGCGACTGTGGTGAGTAACGCTAAAAAACTAGGTGGTCAGCATGTAGATCAACTCAAATACGCCCTGTCCCATCCAGTAGGTGCCACAGTGACCTCAAAAACAGGACAAAAAACAATTCGAGGATCTGCAAAATTTATCGATAACGCCTTACGACCAGTTGAAGTTCGAACCGTGCAAACAACAGCAGGTAACAAGGTATTTGCAGGAATTGGACGAGGCGAATCGACTGGTAAGTTAGCAGAGAAAGCTGATAGTTATATAGCCATCAAGCAGACGGAGAAGGATGAGGTTAAGGGCGGAATTAATCCTAAAATTAATTATGATTATAATATGATTGAAAATCCTGGACCATTAGCAGAATTGAAAGATAATCCAGCTTCAAATTTTGTATCAGGAAAATACAATATAAAAGTGTTAGAAGAAGATACTATACTATATCGGTCTGGAAAAAAAGGTGGATTAACAATTGCAGGTCAAGAAAAAAATGCATTAGGACAGTGGTTTACAAGAGAACCAGCAGAATCGGTAGCAAAAGTAAGAATAGATTCTGCTGTTAAAGCTCAATGGATAGACCCTAAAACAGGTGTACTTACAGGTACTTCACCGATAGAATCAACATATGCAATAAAAATTCCTAAAGGAACTACAATATATGAAGGTCCAGTGGGATATCAAGGAAGTTCTTATCTTGGCGGTGAGAGTTGTAATCAAATTTTTGTTTCAGAACCATGGAAAATTACAGAATTAGAGGTATTAAAAGAATCCAAAATACAATAA
- a CDS encoding DNA/RNA non-specific endonuclease, whose translation MIGLSIVCPPAGLAAGAVYTAIDLAGAAKGKDLISGRKLSDNERLTRGVFAIAPGVGGLAVKSLLKNVPALANVLKTTAKTIDDAVKPLKNTIDGVKIQSKAVYSTVVSNAKKLGGQHVDQLKYALSHPVGATVTSKTGQKTIRGSAKFIDNALRPVEVRTVQTTAGNKVFAGFERGESTGKLAEKADSYIAIKQVEKDALKGTKGTGNTPNKVNNIIEINEVNYGDHFTKGKRGRKELAPNVRYVTQDGYKYTTDELGRIVDVEANNLILQEAERNLGMQRAAGREYRLPDDDGGHLIGSQFHGSGDIDNLVAQNSQINRSGGEWYKMETVWADALKEVPPKKVSVRIEPVYNVESLRPSSFEVFYKIEGKRAVKKVIKNQSGG comes from the coding sequence GTGATTGGATTGTCCATTGTTTGTCCGCCAGCAGGACTAGCCGCAGGTGCTGTTTATACAGCCATAGATCTTGCGGGAGCTGCCAAAGGAAAAGACCTCATCTCCGGAAGAAAACTTTCCGATAATGAACGACTGACACGAGGCGTCTTTGCGATCGCACCAGGAGTAGGGGGACTCGCCGTAAAATCCCTGTTAAAGAATGTCCCAGCACTAGCCAATGTTCTGAAAACAACTGCTAAAACAATCGATGACGCCGTCAAACCGCTTAAAAACACCATTGACGGAGTGAAAATTCAATCAAAAGCCGTGTATTCGACTGTGGTGAGTAACGCCAAAAAACTAGGTGGTCAGCATGTAGATCAACTCAAATACGCCCTGTCCCATCCAGTAGGTGCCACAGTGACCTCAAAAACAGGACAAAAAACAATTCGAGGATCTGCAAAATTTATCGATAACGCCTTACGACCAGTTGAAGTTCGAACCGTGCAAACAACAGCAGGTAACAAGGTATTTGCAGGATTTGAACGAGGCGAATCGACTGGTAAGTTAGCAGAGAAAGCTGATAGTTATATAGCCATCAAGCAGGTGGAGAAGGATGCTTTAAAGGGTACTAAGGGTACGGGAAATACTCCTAATAAGGTTAATAACATTATAGAAATAAATGAAGTAAACTATGGCGACCATTTTACAAAAGGAAAAAGAGGGAGAAAAGAACTTGCACCTAATGTTCGCTATGTGACTCAAGATGGATATAAATATACAACAGATGAATTAGGAAGAATAGTTGATGTAGAAGCTAATAATCTGATATTACAGGAAGCGGAAAGAAATTTAGGAATGCAAAGAGCTGCTGGTAGAGAATACAGATTACCAGATGATGATGGTGGGCATTTAATTGGAAGTCAATTTCATGGTTCGGGAGATATTGATAATCTTGTTGCTCAAAATAGCCAAATTAACCGTTCCGGTGGAGAATGGTATAAGATGGAGACGGTTTGGGCAGATGCTTTGAAAGAGGTCCCACCGAAGAAGGTATCTGTAAGGATTGAACCTGTTTATAATGTAGAGTCTCTAAGACCAAGCAGTTTTGAGGTTTTTTATAAAATTGAAGGAAAAAGGGCAGTTAAGAAAGTTATAAAAAATCAATCAGGAGGCTGA
- a CDS encoding SMI1/KNR4 family protein → MADFEFINELENKTYKVPEDDILKAEQRMDISFPNDLKQLYLEVGYGFIKGQSANAINRILGPGTVADIRLREGIFEFDPDLDELFDDEDKLIFFEVNEGVYISIDLQLVNNPIYYFDIQIAESLEDFFKKFLNNNEYYIDLIED, encoded by the coding sequence ATGGCTGATTTTGAATTTATTAATGAGCTAGAAAATAAAACTTATAAGGTACCTGAAGATGATATTTTAAAAGCTGAACAAAGAATGGATATCAGTTTTCCAAATGATTTAAAACAGTTATATTTAGAAGTTGGTTATGGTTTTATTAAAGGTCAAAGTGCTAATGCAATAAATAGAATATTGGGACCAGGGACTGTAGCAGATATTAGATTAAGAGAAGGTATTTTTGAATTTGACCCAGATTTAGATGAACTTTTTGATGATGAAGATAAACTTATTTTTTTTGAAGTAAACGAGGGTGTTTATATTTCAATAGATTTACAATTAGTTAATAATCCAATATATTATTTCGATATTCAAATAGCTGAATCGTTAGAGGATTTTTTTAAAAAGTTTCTCAATAATAATGAATATTATATTGATTTAATTGAGGATTAG
- a CDS encoding DUF600 domain-containing protein produces MSKVFEDYFSELQADMVAICLEYVENEAEDIYIYCSYEPEMYVFDVFFKINNQFVFKHNLNDAVNSTSTIGKALIYDTSEQRQEAVLDIGLENLEKIHEKCKEYGKEMPTEIKLHYNVKQNSLKGKYRYDLVYSNHEELSPDDIFDLWFEEVKNGNF; encoded by the coding sequence TTGAGTAAAGTATTTGAAGATTATTTTTCTGAATTACAAGCAGATATGGTGGCTATTTGTTTAGAATACGTTGAAAATGAAGCAGAGGATATTTACATTTACTGTTCCTATGAGCCGGAAATGTATGTTTTTGACGTTTTTTTTAAAATAAATAATCAATTTGTTTTTAAGCATAACTTAAATGATGCAGTAAATAGCACAAGCACGATAGGTAAAGCATTGATTTATGATACCTCTGAACAAAGGCAAGAAGCTGTTTTAGATATTGGACTTGAAAATTTAGAAAAAATCCATGAAAAATGTAAAGAATATGGAAAAGAAATGCCTACAGAGATAAAGTTACATTATAATGTGAAGCAGAATAGTTTAAAAGGAAAATATAGATATGATTTAGTTTATTCAAATCACGAAGAGCTTTCACCAGATGATATTTTCGATTTATGGTTTGAAGAAGTAAAAAATGGAAATTTCTGA
- a CDS encoding WXG100 family type VII secretion target — MSQNVEINGSRLKEAIEQANIIKRSLYDSKASAEGFSSTLSVSQWSGKAKDEFQIFLDIIIQYHDDICTAADQNVETLENLKKHMDELLNEAIVKDVEGIG; from the coding sequence ATGTCCCAAAATGTTGAAATCAATGGAAGTCGTTTAAAAGAAGCGATCGAACAAGCGAACATTATTAAGCGTTCGTTGTATGATTCAAAAGCAAGTGCAGAAGGGTTTTCGAGTACATTAAGTGTTTCGCAATGGTCAGGTAAAGCAAAAGATGAGTTTCAAATTTTTTTAGACATTATTATTCAATATCATGATGATATTTGTACCGCTGCAGATCAAAATGTAGAGACATTAGAAAATCTAAAAAAACACATGGATGAACTATTAAATGAAGCTATTGTCAAAGATGTGGAGGGGATTGGATGA
- a CDS encoding DUF5081 family protein — protein MTALYTAEELLLLASSFDCKMLFGLPDTQLLVIKNRQGFEQAKTSLVDKKLLTSDEKITNEGAIVIGLLEQYASSNRYIRLDNLMTAFGQNNHFITIKWREDGKFQLYVHEDIAFLKRIMEGYPLFRREPLPDDSTYLKKTIRVDDVKSYFEKDTPTVQLECFTIDYIEKTTSKEQWMFFENNGKLQGIDVNKETVYQLSQYFLMKKVYDFYRFPYKEADIR, from the coding sequence ATGACGGCACTTTATACCGCAGAAGAATTGTTACTACTGGCTTCTTCTTTTGATTGTAAAATGCTATTTGGTCTTCCTGATACTCAATTGCTCGTTATAAAAAATCGCCAAGGCTTTGAACAAGCAAAAACAAGTCTTGTCGATAAAAAACTATTAACTTCTGATGAAAAAATAACAAATGAAGGAGCTATAGTTATTGGGTTATTGGAACAATACGCATCTAGTAATCGATACATCCGTCTTGATAATCTTATGACAGCTTTTGGTCAAAACAATCACTTTATCACCATTAAATGGAGAGAAGATGGAAAATTCCAGCTATATGTTCATGAAGATATTGCTTTTCTAAAAAGAATTATGGAAGGATACCCATTATTTAGAAGAGAACCGTTGCCAGATGATTCAACTTATTTAAAGAAAACAATTCGTGTTGATGATGTAAAAAGTTATTTTGAAAAAGATACACCAACTGTACAACTAGAGTGTTTTACTATTGATTATATTGAAAAAACAACATCCAAAGAGCAGTGGATGTTCTTCGAAAATAATGGGAAGTTACAGGGAATTGATGTGAATAAAGAAACGGTCTATCAACTAAGTCAATATTTTCTTATGAAAAAAGTCTATGATTTCTATCGCTTTCCTTACAAGGAGGCTGACATAAGATGA
- a CDS encoding immunity protein YezG family protein, whose product MKTEKMEELYGIIANYLNSIIPVEWKKVYLYAEIDDFSNEVFFYFYPNNGIEPIYSLSIPEIYNLEKDQYMEKLFRLNDFIEKLREEFKNNNQPLWSNLTFELTSSGKFNIDYDYIDLDNCDYNDYERHVIWKYKKLNKLPDESNEYDNDIIEKYKKKR is encoded by the coding sequence GTGAAAACTGAAAAAATGGAAGAATTATATGGAATAATTGCAAATTATCTTAATAGTATAATCCCTGTTGAGTGGAAGAAAGTGTATTTATATGCTGAAATAGATGACTTTAGTAATGAGGTCTTTTTCTATTTTTATCCTAACAATGGGATTGAACCAATCTATAGTCTAAGTATTCCTGAAATATATAATTTAGAAAAAGATCAGTATATGGAAAAATTATTTAGACTAAATGACTTTATAGAAAAACTACGCGAGGAATTTAAGAATAATAATCAACCGTTGTGGTCTAATTTAACATTTGAACTAACTTCTTCGGGTAAATTTAACATTGATTACGATTATATAGACTTGGATAATTGTGATTATAATGATTACGAAAGACATGTGATATGGAAATATAAAAAATTGAATAAGTTACCTGATGAAAGTAATGAATATGATAATGATATTATTGAGAAATATAAAAAGAAAAGATAA
- a CDS encoding recombinase family protein, with the protein MKAYCKEQGWNLIDIFRDEDISSTKLNVEALEIDRVGLQEMLAPLSSVQIDY; encoded by the coding sequence ATTAAAGCGTATTGTAAAGAACAAGGCTGGAACTTGATCGATATTTTTAGAGATGAAGATATTAGTAGTACGAAACTAAATGTAGAAGCATTAGAAATAGACAGGGTGGGCTTACAAGAGATGTTGGCTCCCCTTTCGTCTGTCCAAATTGATTATTAG